In Anopheles gambiae chromosome 2, idAnoGambNW_F1_1, whole genome shotgun sequence, a single window of DNA contains:
- the LOC133391153 gene encoding uncharacterized protein LOC133391153, with the protein MISKRALLLLAFIPLSAGLMCDSTCNGIKSQLQLIDDTVTNTARIIVPTQSFYFNCETNCKLQKFLKEYEQILTSQRQHHNQMTSFVQSKLKQFGVPPEGLQDNAAQLEKVFRVVNDRNTFHQRQVDEQKLQNQNVTAELAEPLKLLQQEQQRNQLLQAKLVELSTTISQMETENKKLQAKINDNPTSVQG; encoded by the coding sequence ATGATCAGCAAAAGGGCGCTTTTGCTGTTGGCTTTTATTCCTCTCTCCGCCGGATTGATGTGTGATTCAACCTGTAACGGGATAAAATCCCAGCTGCAGCTCATCGATGATACAGTTACCAACACGGCCAGAATTATCGTTCCAACACAATCCTTCTATTTCAACTGCGAGACAAACTGCAAACTACAAAAGTTTCTGAAAGAATATGAACAAATTCTGACCTCACAGCGTCAGCACCACAACCAAATGACGTCGTTTGTGCAGAGTAAGCTCAAGCAGTTTGGCGTACCGCCCGAAGGGCTGCAGGATAATGCAGCGCAGTTGGAAAAAGTGTTCCGCGTCGTTAACGATCGGAACACCTTTCACCAGCGTCAGGTGGACGAGCAGAAGCTCCAGAACCAGAACGTAACAGCCGAGCTCGCGGAGCCACTAAAACTGCtacagcaggagcagcaacgCAACCAACTTCTGCAGGCCAAGCTGGTCGAGCTGTCTACCACGATAAGTCAGATGGAAACGGAAAACAAGAAGCTTCAGGCTAAGATAAACGATAATCCAACCAGCGTACAAGGCTAA